In Halopseudomonas xinjiangensis, a single genomic region encodes these proteins:
- a CDS encoding MgtC/SapB family protein, which yields MSNWEIIFATTINEFSDLSDVEEATRVTLRLLFAAMLGGVLGFEREHQGKAAGLRTHMLVCLGSCLFVVAADMSGAMDDAMSRVVQGIIQGIGFLCAGTIIKGEHLSNVRGLTTAAGIWFTAAIGVAVGLGKEATALVSTGLALIVLHILPLLFQRTDKTDH from the coding sequence ATGAGCAACTGGGAAATCATTTTCGCCACCACGATCAACGAATTCTCGGATTTGAGTGATGTGGAAGAGGCGACCAGAGTGACCTTGCGATTGCTCTTCGCTGCCATGCTTGGGGGCGTCCTCGGCTTCGAACGGGAACATCAGGGCAAGGCTGCGGGACTGCGCACCCACATGCTGGTATGTCTGGGTTCCTGTCTGTTCGTCGTGGCGGCAGACATGTCCGGCGCGATGGACGATGCGATGAGCCGGGTGGTGCAGGGCATCATCCAGGGCATCGGCTTTCTTTGCGCCGGTACCATCATCAAGGGCGAGCATCTCAGCAACGTGCGTGGCCTGACCACGGCTGCGGGGATCTGGTTTACCGCAGCCATCGGCGTGGCGGTCGGGCTGGGCAAGGAGGCGACTGCTCTGGTCAGTACCGGTCTCGCACTGATCGTGTTGCACATCCTCCCGCTGCTGTTCCAGCGTACCGACAAGACCGACCATTGA
- a CDS encoding Rho termination factor N-terminal domain-containing protein yields the protein MPRGSKDKYTEKQQRKAEHIEESYEEKGVPEKDAEARAWATVNKQSGGGNRKGGSGQTKSESAKHRDASQSARRAVKTKRGEPRPDRSLESETKEELMRKARSRNISGRSSMRKQELVDALKKAS from the coding sequence ATGCCACGCGGAAGCAAGGACAAGTACACCGAAAAACAGCAGCGCAAGGCCGAACACATCGAAGAAAGCTACGAAGAGAAAGGCGTACCGGAGAAAGACGCCGAAGCCCGGGCATGGGCGACGGTCAACAAGCAATCCGGCGGTGGCAATCGAAAAGGCGGCTCTGGCCAAACGAAGAGCGAATCGGCCAAACACCGCGATGCCAGCCAGTCAGCACGGCGCGCCGTAAAGACCAAACGGGGCGAACCACGCCCGGATCGCTCGCTGGAGTCCGAAACCAAGGAGGAGCTGATGCGCAAGGCACGCTCCAGAAACATCAGCGGACGCTCCAGCATGCGCAAGCAGGAGCTGGTCGATGCATTGAAGAAAGCGTCCTGA
- the ku gene encoding non-homologous end joining protein Ku, protein MPRSIWKGAISFGLVHIPVGLVSATSSQGVNFDWLDKRSMDPVGYKRINKATGEEIDRENIVKGVEYERGQYVVLNDDEIRAAHPKATQTIDIFAFVESSEIPLPNIEKPYFLAPDKRGEKVYALLRETLVKTGKVALANVVVRTRQQLAALMPLDDALMLVMLRWPSEVRGLDYLDLTDAVKDVKLSKGELDMATRLVDDMTTSWQPEEYRDNFQDRIMELVEEKAENGEIESVDKDETGPEERRASNVTDLTELLKRSLAGKPAAKGGKSSGSSDDSKGGGKSGGKSAAKPAAKTSSTRKKASGG, encoded by the coding sequence ATGCCACGGTCAATCTGGAAGGGCGCGATCAGTTTCGGGCTGGTGCACATACCGGTCGGGCTGGTATCGGCTACGTCCTCGCAGGGCGTGAATTTCGACTGGCTCGACAAGCGCAGCATGGATCCGGTCGGGTACAAGCGGATCAACAAGGCCACCGGTGAGGAAATCGACCGGGAAAACATAGTCAAGGGCGTTGAATACGAGCGCGGCCAGTACGTCGTGCTGAACGATGACGAGATCCGCGCAGCGCACCCCAAGGCGACCCAGACCATCGACATCTTCGCTTTCGTCGAAAGCAGCGAGATCCCTCTGCCGAACATCGAGAAGCCGTATTTTCTCGCGCCGGACAAACGTGGCGAGAAGGTCTACGCGTTGCTCCGTGAAACCCTGGTCAAGACCGGCAAGGTGGCCCTGGCCAACGTGGTGGTGCGTACCCGTCAGCAACTCGCGGCGCTCATGCCCTTAGACGATGCGTTGATGCTGGTCATGCTTCGCTGGCCGTCCGAGGTTCGCGGCCTGGATTACCTGGATCTCACCGATGCGGTGAAGGACGTGAAGCTGTCCAAGGGCGAGCTGGACATGGCCACCCGCCTGGTGGACGACATGACCACTTCCTGGCAACCCGAGGAATATCGCGACAACTTCCAGGATCGCATCATGGAGCTGGTCGAAGAGAAAGCCGAGAACGGCGAGATCGAATCGGTCGACAAGGACGAAACCGGGCCCGAAGAGCGGAGAGCGTCCAACGTCACCGATCTTACCGAACTGCTCAAGCGCAGCCTGGCGGGCAAACCGGCGGCGAAGGGCGGCAAATCAAGTGGCTCGTCCGACGACTCGAAGGGCGGTGGCAAATCAGGGGGCAAGTCTGCTGCCAAGCCAGCGGCGAAAACCTCCAGCACTCGGAAGAAGGCTTCGGGCGGGTGA
- a CDS encoding DUF4142 domain-containing protein, with protein MSKVRMLAMGLVTLGAAAAAYRAMAERKYFGPARFIDAASAKGIGEIEAARLALKKGQSEGVKQFAQQMIEEHTAINRDLRQIARNKGYEMADEADMLSKTEELLLNLRESTAFDDAYLKHQVASHEHSLSLFRRAAEFDDFDVSNFAMKTRPKLEHHLKMAKDIQKDTERGSTQSNDTQQNKSAAGSRGASTTATGAAPEKDVAAGTANNYASSDIGGTTHASSGPNPGGGMPPNSAAGSSTGSTQPGPADSPTSVPGSPAKGPSDKSSRNLPGHTGGER; from the coding sequence ATGAGTAAAGTTCGTATGTTGGCGATGGGCCTGGTTACGCTGGGTGCCGCGGCAGCGGCCTACCGCGCCATGGCCGAGCGCAAGTACTTCGGCCCGGCCCGCTTCATCGACGCGGCCTCTGCAAAGGGTATCGGGGAGATCGAGGCGGCGCGCCTGGCTTTGAAGAAAGGCCAGTCGGAAGGAGTGAAGCAGTTCGCTCAGCAGATGATCGAGGAACACACCGCAATCAACCGTGACCTACGCCAGATTGCCCGCAACAAGGGTTACGAAATGGCCGACGAGGCGGACATGCTGAGCAAGACGGAAGAGCTGTTGCTCAACCTGCGCGAATCGACGGCATTCGACGACGCGTATCTGAAACACCAGGTCGCCAGCCACGAACATTCGCTTTCGCTATTTCGTCGGGCCGCGGAGTTCGACGACTTCGACGTCAGCAACTTTGCAATGAAGACCCGACCCAAACTGGAGCACCACCTGAAAATGGCTAAAGACATCCAGAAAGACACCGAGCGAGGCTCGACCCAGAGCAACGACACGCAGCAGAACAAGAGCGCAGCCGGATCTCGGGGTGCCTCAACCACCGCCACGGGCGCGGCGCCCGAAAAGGACGTAGCGGCCGGCACTGCGAACAATTATGCGAGCAGCGACATTGGCGGTACAACCCACGCCAGCAGCGGGCCGAATCCCGGCGGTGGGATGCCACCAAACAGTGCTGCGGGCAGCTCGACGGGGAGCACACAGCCCGGACCAGCGGACAGCCCCACCAGCGTACCTGGCAGCCCGGCCAAGGGGCCGTCGGACAAATCCTCCCGCAACCTGCCCGGTCACACTGGCGGCGAGCGCTAG
- a CDS encoding PLD nuclease N-terminal domain-containing protein, with protein sequence MEPGVLIAIAALLIICIDLWMLTSISKSRKSQQAKVGWALVVVLLPVIGWILWGRFGPRGMAETPESPDHSKG encoded by the coding sequence ATGGAACCGGGTGTATTGATTGCCATTGCTGCATTGCTGATCATCTGTATCGATCTGTGGATGCTGACGAGTATTTCAAAGAGCCGGAAAAGCCAGCAAGCCAAGGTGGGCTGGGCGCTCGTCGTCGTGCTGTTGCCGGTTATCGGCTGGATATTGTGGGGCCGCTTCGGGCCGAGAGGCATGGCCGAGACACCCGAGTCGCCGGATCATAGCAAGGGGTGA
- a CDS encoding SDR family oxidoreductase, which yields MSEETLPPQHQDHRPGREYKMDPEPIYFRESYRPAGKLTGKVALITGADSGIGRSVAIHFAKEGALVVMVYLEEHADAEETRRQVEACGSEMLYFAGDVIDDYLCQRVVDETIRKWGKIDILVNNAAEQHPQKQFEDITAEQWEHTFRTNILGMFQLTQKVLPHLKEGASIINTTSVTAYKGNPMLIDYSSTKGAIVGFTRSLSINLAARGIRVNGVAPGPIWTPLIPSTFTEEQVASFGSNTPMGRPGQPAEVAPAYVYLASEDSSYMSGQVLHVNGGSVING from the coding sequence ATGTCTGAAGAAACGCTACCACCGCAGCATCAGGACCATCGCCCAGGACGGGAATACAAGATGGATCCGGAGCCGATCTATTTCCGCGAGAGCTATCGTCCAGCCGGAAAACTGACCGGCAAGGTAGCGTTGATTACTGGTGCCGACAGCGGCATCGGTCGCTCGGTCGCCATCCACTTCGCCAAGGAAGGAGCCTTGGTGGTCATGGTGTATCTGGAAGAACATGCCGACGCCGAAGAGACCCGTCGTCAGGTCGAGGCCTGCGGTAGCGAGATGCTCTATTTCGCGGGCGACGTGATCGATGACTACCTGTGTCAGCGGGTCGTCGATGAAACCATTCGCAAGTGGGGCAAGATCGACATCCTGGTGAATAACGCGGCGGAGCAGCATCCGCAAAAGCAGTTCGAGGACATTACCGCCGAGCAGTGGGAGCACACCTTCCGCACCAATATTCTCGGCATGTTCCAGCTGACCCAGAAAGTCCTGCCTCATCTCAAGGAAGGCGCCAGCATCATCAATACGACGTCGGTTACCGCCTACAAAGGCAACCCGATGCTGATCGATTACTCGTCCACCAAGGGCGCCATCGTCGGCTTTACCCGTTCGCTGTCGATCAATCTCGCCGCACGCGGAATTCGCGTCAACGGCGTCGCGCCCGGTCCGATCTGGACGCCGCTGATTCCTTCCACCTTCACCGAGGAACAGGTTGCGAGCTTCGGCAGCAATACGCCCATGGGGCGGCCGGGTCAGCCTGCCGAGGTGGCACCAGCCTACGTCTATCTTGCCAGTGAGGATTCCAGCTACATGAGTGGCCAGGTTCTCCACGTCAATGGTGGCAGCGTCATCAACGGGTAA
- a CDS encoding zinc-dependent alcohol dehydrogenase — protein sequence MRALTYHGHHDVRIETVDDPTIQQPDDIIVKVTTAGICGADLHLYRGKNSPMKLGDILGQEFIGEVVETGPEVTSVRKGDRVVVPSVIACGRCFFCKRGQHAACETTAGRDGGQSDRHIPPRAALFGFGHAHGAIPGGHAEYVRVPHGNVGPRPILDSLTDEQAIFLGSSLPASYQAAVEAGIGPGHSVAIFGAGPVGLLAAACARMLGAEQIFVIDHHPYRLAFAEKHYDAHTINFDEVDAPEQEIISRTAGRRGVDTVIDAVGFEAKGSTLETVLSKIKLEPGSSIALRQCLAAVRRGGHVSISGAYWGTTSNVALTEAFDRGVTLTMGQAHVHPYLSELQEHIAKGALQPEKIISHGMSLEEAAAGYLIFDRKEEECRKVILRP from the coding sequence ATGCGCGCGCTGACCTATCACGGCCATCACGACGTACGCATCGAAACGGTTGACGACCCGACCATTCAGCAGCCCGACGACATCATCGTCAAGGTGACGACCGCGGGTATCTGCGGCGCTGACTTGCATCTCTACCGGGGCAAGAACTCGCCGATGAAACTCGGCGACATCCTCGGTCAGGAATTCATCGGTGAAGTGGTGGAAACCGGGCCCGAAGTGACCAGCGTACGCAAGGGTGACCGTGTTGTGGTGCCCTCCGTGATTGCCTGCGGCAGGTGCTTTTTTTGCAAGCGCGGCCAGCACGCAGCCTGTGAAACCACCGCCGGACGAGATGGCGGCCAAAGCGACCGGCACATTCCGCCGCGGGCAGCATTGTTCGGCTTCGGCCATGCGCATGGGGCGATTCCCGGCGGGCACGCCGAGTACGTCCGCGTTCCGCACGGGAATGTCGGACCCAGGCCCATTCTCGATTCGCTTACCGACGAACAGGCCATTTTTCTCGGCAGCAGCCTACCGGCCAGTTACCAGGCTGCGGTCGAGGCTGGCATCGGCCCGGGGCACAGCGTGGCTATCTTCGGTGCGGGGCCGGTGGGGCTGCTCGCCGCCGCCTGCGCCCGGATGCTCGGCGCGGAACAGATATTCGTCATCGACCATCACCCCTACCGCCTGGCTTTCGCCGAGAAACACTACGACGCCCACACCATCAATTTCGATGAGGTTGACGCGCCGGAGCAGGAAATCATCAGTCGTACGGCGGGCCGTCGCGGTGTCGATACGGTCATCGATGCGGTGGGCTTCGAAGCCAAGGGCAGCACGCTGGAAACAGTGCTCAGCAAGATCAAGCTGGAACCCGGCAGCAGCATCGCGCTACGCCAGTGTCTCGCCGCCGTGCGCCGTGGCGGCCACGTCAGCATCTCCGGCGCGTACTGGGGCACTACGTCGAACGTAGCGCTTACCGAGGCCTTCGACCGGGGCGTAACGCTGACCATGGGGCAGGCGCATGTCCATCCCTATCTGAGCGAGCTGCAGGAGCACATCGCAAAGGGCGCGCTGCAGCCGGAAAAGATCATCAGCCATGGCATGTCCCTCGAGGAAGCGGCGGCCGGCTATCTGATTTTTGACCGAAAGGAGGAAGAGTGCCGCAAGGTCATATTGCGGCCATAA
- the treS gene encoding maltose alpha-D-glucosyltransferase, which produces MAKTNKTRSKAFIDDPLWYKDAVIYQVHVKSFFDSNNDGIGDFAGLIQKLDYIAGLGVNTIWLLPFFPSPRRDDGYDIADYRNVHSDYGKMADAKRFIAEAHKRGLRVICELVINHTSDQHPWFQRARRAKPGSAARNYYVWSDSDEAYSGTRIIFLDTEKSNWTWDPVAGQYYWHRFYSHQPDLNFDNPQVMKEVLSVMRFWLDLGIDGLRLDAIPYLIEREGTNNENLPETHDVLKAIRAELDRVYPDRMLLAEANQWPEDTQLYFGGDENGLGNECHMAFHFPLMPRMYMAIAQEDRFPITDILRQTPDIPSNCQWAIFLRNHDELTLEMVTDKERDYLWNYYASDRRARINLGIRRRLAPLVERDRRRIELLNSLLLSMPGTPTLYYGDELGMGDNIFLGDRDGVRTPMQWSQDRNGGFSRADPASLVLPPIQDPLYGYQTINVEAAEKDPHSLLNWTRRMLTVRKQFKAFGRGTLKMLAPANRRILAYVREFTDEEGRTDSILCVANVSRAAQAVELDMSNYVGKVPVEMVGGSAFPPIGSLSYLLTLPPYGFYWFYLAEEERMPSWHLEPPQRMPEMATLVIKRRLNEVLEGECSKVLERETLATWLPKRRWFGGHEQAKARVVYGVPFDDKTHQCLLSEIEVETASGKALYQLPFGLVEEDNASVLSEQLAMARIRRGPRVGFLTDAFAVESFVRNVVTHMQGGKDLAGPAGTLQFRSFPGLKEIELGDEPEITYLSAEQSNSSVVVGGSTVLKLIRHVRPGVHPELEMSSFLTEHGFAYCAQMLGQMTRVDDSGEPHALMVLQRFVNNQGDAWQWTQSTLERAIRDQLAGGMSQLENQFTALSELEDFSTQLGMRLGEMHAVLASDSDNPDFAPQVTDAAQATAWSESIRGQVEQALDALEQPTKAFDEETAELAKVLLKRRKPLLKALDGLAQRVVGGLRIRVHGDLHLGQVLVVQGDAYLIDFEGEPSRPLDERRALHSPYKDVTGVLRSFDYAVAMGLRDAQSTDTTPEADTIRMQTVSAYREGATRAFLDAYAKAAADVPHQWQSEEGEQAALLLFSLEKAAYEILYEAEHRPTWLSVPLRGLAELAEQLLEGTLQ; this is translated from the coding sequence ATGGCGAAGACAAATAAAACCAGGAGCAAGGCGTTCATCGATGACCCTCTTTGGTACAAGGATGCGGTCATTTATCAGGTGCACGTGAAATCGTTCTTTGACTCGAACAATGACGGCATCGGCGACTTTGCCGGCCTCATTCAGAAGCTCGACTACATCGCCGGGCTTGGTGTGAACACCATCTGGTTGCTGCCCTTCTTCCCATCGCCACGTCGCGATGATGGCTACGATATCGCCGATTACCGCAATGTGCATTCGGACTACGGCAAAATGGCCGACGCCAAGCGCTTCATCGCCGAGGCGCACAAGCGCGGGCTGCGGGTGATCTGCGAGCTGGTCATCAACCACACGTCAGACCAGCATCCCTGGTTCCAGCGAGCCCGGCGCGCCAAGCCGGGCTCGGCTGCGCGCAACTATTATGTCTGGTCCGATAGCGACGAGGCGTACAGCGGCACGCGAATCATCTTCCTGGATACCGAGAAATCCAACTGGACCTGGGACCCCGTGGCCGGCCAGTACTACTGGCACCGCTTCTATTCGCACCAGCCGGATCTGAACTTCGATAATCCGCAGGTGATGAAGGAAGTGCTTTCGGTCATGCGCTTCTGGCTGGACCTGGGTATCGACGGCCTGCGCCTGGACGCTATCCCCTATCTGATCGAGCGTGAAGGCACCAACAACGAGAATCTGCCGGAAACCCACGACGTGCTCAAGGCGATCCGCGCCGAACTCGACCGTGTCTACCCGGACCGCATGCTATTGGCCGAAGCCAACCAGTGGCCTGAAGACACCCAGTTGTATTTCGGCGGGGATGAGAACGGGCTGGGTAACGAATGTCACATGGCGTTTCACTTCCCGCTGATGCCGCGCATGTACATGGCTATCGCTCAGGAAGATCGTTTCCCGATTACCGATATCCTGCGCCAGACGCCGGACATTCCGTCGAACTGCCAGTGGGCGATCTTCCTGCGCAACCATGACGAGCTGACGCTGGAGATGGTGACCGACAAGGAGCGGGATTATCTCTGGAATTACTACGCCTCGGACCGCCGCGCGCGGATCAACCTTGGTATCCGTCGTCGCCTGGCGCCGCTGGTCGAGCGCGACCGTCGCCGCATCGAGCTGCTCAACAGCCTGCTGCTGTCGATGCCGGGCACGCCGACGCTGTATTACGGCGACGAGCTGGGCATGGGCGACAACATCTTCCTCGGTGACCGCGATGGCGTGCGCACGCCCATGCAGTGGTCGCAGGATCGTAACGGCGGGTTTTCCCGCGCCGATCCGGCCAGCCTGGTATTGCCGCCAATTCAGGATCCCCTCTACGGTTATCAGACGATCAACGTCGAGGCCGCCGAGAAGGATCCGCATTCGCTGCTCAACTGGACCCGTCGGATGCTGACCGTGCGCAAGCAGTTCAAGGCGTTCGGTCGCGGTACCTTGAAGATGCTGGCCCCGGCCAACCGCCGAATCCTTGCGTATGTTCGCGAGTTCACCGACGAAGAAGGTCGTACCGACAGCATCCTCTGCGTCGCCAACGTCTCGCGCGCCGCGCAGGCGGTGGAGCTCGACATGTCCAACTATGTCGGCAAGGTGCCGGTAGAGATGGTCGGCGGTAGCGCCTTCCCGCCTATCGGTTCCTTGAGCTACCTGCTGACGCTGCCTCCCTACGGCTTCTACTGGTTCTATCTGGCCGAAGAAGAGCGCATGCCCAGCTGGCACCTCGAGCCGCCCCAGCGGATGCCCGAGATGGCCACGCTGGTCATCAAGCGGCGTCTCAACGAGGTTCTCGAGGGCGAATGCAGCAAGGTGCTCGAGCGCGAGACGCTGGCGACCTGGCTACCCAAGCGCCGCTGGTTCGGTGGGCACGAGCAGGCGAAGGCGCGCGTGGTGTACGGGGTTCCGTTCGATGACAAGACGCATCAATGCCTGTTGTCAGAAATCGAAGTCGAGACCGCTTCCGGAAAAGCCCTCTATCAGTTGCCCTTCGGCCTGGTAGAGGAGGACAACGCCAGCGTGCTGTCCGAGCAACTGGCCATGGCCCGCATTCGCCGCGGCCCGCGTGTAGGCTTCCTCACCGACGCGTTTGCGGTAGAGAGCTTCGTGCGCAATGTGGTGACCCACATGCAGGGCGGCAAGGATCTGGCGGGCCCGGCGGGCACGCTGCAGTTCCGGTCGTTCCCGGGTCTGAAAGAGATCGAGCTGGGCGATGAGCCGGAGATCACCTATCTGTCGGCCGAGCAGTCGAACAGCTCGGTGGTCGTCGGCGGCAGTACGGTGCTCAAGCTGATCCGCCATGTTCGCCCGGGGGTTCATCCGGAGCTGGAGATGAGCAGCTTCCTCACCGAGCATGGTTTCGCCTATTGTGCACAAATGCTGGGCCAGATGACCCGGGTGGACGACAGCGGCGAGCCGCACGCTCTCATGGTGTTGCAGCGCTTCGTCAACAACCAGGGCGATGCCTGGCAATGGACCCAGTCGACGCTCGAGCGCGCCATCCGCGACCAGTTGGCGGGCGGCATGTCGCAGCTGGAGAACCAGTTCACCGCCTTGTCCGAACTTGAGGACTTCTCGACGCAGCTCGGGATGCGGCTCGGTGAAATGCACGCGGTGCTCGCCAGCGATTCGGATAATCCGGACTTCGCTCCGCAGGTTACCGACGCTGCTCAAGCGACAGCCTGGAGTGAAAGCATTCGCGGTCAGGTGGAGCAGGCACTCGATGCGCTGGAGCAGCCGACCAAGGCCTTCGACGAAGAAACGGCCGAGCTGGCCAAGGTTCTGCTCAAGCGTCGCAAGCCGCTGCTCAAGGCGCTCGATGGCCTCGCCCAGCGGGTAGTCGGCGGGTTGCGCATCCGTGTCCATGGCGACCTGCACCTGGGTCAGGTACTGGTCGTACAGGGCGATGCGTATCTCATCGACTTCGAAGGCGAGCCGTCTCGGCCGCTGGATGAGCGCAGGGCGCTGCACAGCCCGTACAAGGATGTCACCGGGGTGCTGCGCTCTTTCGACTACGCTGTCGCCATGGGCCTGCGCGATGCGCAAAGCACGGACACCACACCCGAGGCCGACACTATTCGTATGCAGACCGTGAGTGCCTACCGTGAAGGCGCAACGCGCGCATTCCTGGATGCTTACGCGAAGGCCGCGGCGGATGTGCCACACCAGTGGCAGTCCGAAGAGGGCGAGCAGGCAGCCTTGTTGCTGTTCAGCCTGGAAAAAGCGGCTTACGAGATACTCTACGAAGCCGAGCATCGCCCGACCTGGCTCAGCGTTCCGCTGCGCGGGTTGGCCGAGCTTGCCGAGCAACTGCTTGAGGGGACGTTACAATGA
- a CDS encoding alpha-1,4-glucan--maltose-1-phosphate maltosyltransferase: MSEPTRAVSFHATSEGLSVEEAVRLPRLAIESVSPVVENGRFAAKATVGRAVKVDAIVFSDGHDKLAGNLLWRSVEAEDWQAEPLESLGHDRWHAEFVPGEAGRLVFAIEAWVDVFATYCDELEKKFAAGVPVELEIKEGEALLREALENASPDNRGKIEDVLQRVSAGGSLDDRVYALLDLELRRIVRAGEGHPHVVRSDLYPLDVERVQAEFASWYELFPRSVTDDPERHGTFRDVMDRLPDIAAMGFDVLYFPPIHPIGRTHRKGPNNSLTAHEGDPGSPYAIGSHEGGHEAIHPQLGSFDDFRELVSAARMHKLEIALDFAVQCSPDHPWLQEHPGWFSWRPDGSIRHAENPPKKYEDIVNVDFYADDAVPGLWIALRDVVRGWVELGVTLFRVDNPHTKPMPFWEWLIADIRQKNPEVIFLSEAFTRPPMMARLGKIGFSQSYTYFTWRNTKHELSEFYTQLNEEPWRNCYRPNFFVNTPDINPYFLQHSGRAGFLIRAALATMGAGSWGMYSGFEICEAAPVPGKEEYLDSEKYEIRPRDYYAPGNIVAEITQLNRIRRQNPALQTHLGFKAYTAWNDNIFYFGKRTADLKNFILVAISMDPWNAQEAHFDLPLWELGLPDDATTQGEDLMTGHTWTWHGKTQWMRIEPWNLPFGIWRIQTQ; encoded by the coding sequence ATGTCCGAGCCAACCCGAGCTGTTTCATTTCATGCCACATCCGAAGGCTTGTCAGTCGAGGAGGCGGTACGCCTGCCGCGTCTGGCTATCGAGTCGGTATCGCCGGTCGTCGAAAACGGCCGCTTCGCTGCGAAAGCGACAGTGGGGCGAGCCGTGAAGGTCGACGCCATTGTGTTTTCCGATGGCCACGACAAGCTCGCCGGTAACCTGCTCTGGCGTTCCGTCGAGGCCGAGGACTGGCAAGCCGAGCCGTTGGAAAGTCTCGGTCACGACCGTTGGCACGCCGAATTCGTCCCCGGCGAAGCCGGACGTCTGGTGTTCGCCATCGAGGCGTGGGTCGATGTGTTTGCTACCTATTGCGACGAACTCGAGAAAAAGTTTGCCGCCGGTGTGCCGGTAGAGCTGGAGATCAAGGAGGGCGAAGCACTGCTGCGTGAGGCGCTGGAAAACGCATCGCCGGACAACCGCGGCAAGATCGAGGATGTTCTGCAGCGAGTGTCCGCGGGTGGCAGCCTGGACGACCGCGTCTATGCACTCCTTGATCTCGAACTGCGCCGGATCGTCCGCGCAGGCGAGGGGCATCCGCATGTGGTGCGCAGCGATCTCTATCCGCTGGATGTCGAGCGAGTGCAGGCTGAATTCGCCAGCTGGTACGAGCTCTTCCCGCGGTCGGTGACCGACGACCCTGAACGACATGGGACCTTTCGCGACGTGATGGACCGGCTACCGGACATCGCTGCCATGGGCTTCGACGTGCTGTATTTCCCGCCGATTCATCCTATCGGTCGCACACACCGCAAGGGGCCGAACAACTCACTGACTGCACACGAAGGCGATCCGGGCAGCCCTTACGCGATCGGCAGCCACGAAGGCGGGCACGAGGCGATTCATCCGCAGCTCGGCAGCTTCGACGACTTCCGCGAGCTGGTGTCGGCCGCGCGCATGCACAAGCTGGAGATCGCGCTGGACTTCGCCGTGCAGTGCTCCCCGGACCATCCCTGGTTGCAGGAGCATCCGGGCTGGTTCAGCTGGCGGCCGGACGGAAGCATCCGTCACGCGGAAAATCCGCCGAAGAAGTACGAGGATATCGTCAACGTCGATTTCTATGCCGACGACGCCGTGCCTGGTCTGTGGATCGCCCTGCGCGATGTGGTGCGTGGCTGGGTCGAGCTGGGCGTGACGCTATTCCGCGTGGACAACCCGCACACCAAGCCGATGCCGTTCTGGGAATGGCTGATAGCCGACATCCGTCAGAAAAATCCAGAGGTGATCTTCCTCTCTGAAGCCTTCACGCGGCCGCCGATGATGGCGCGTCTGGGCAAGATCGGCTTCAGTCAGAGCTATACCTATTTCACCTGGCGTAACACCAAGCACGAGTTGTCGGAGTTCTATACCCAGCTCAACGAAGAGCCCTGGCGCAACTGCTACCGGCCGAACTTCTTCGTCAATACGCCGGACATCAACCCGTACTTCCTGCAGCACTCCGGTCGGGCAGGTTTTCTGATTCGTGCTGCGCTGGCAACGATGGGCGCAGGGTCCTGGGGGATGTACTCGGGGTTCGAAATCTGCGAGGCGGCGCCGGTGCCAGGCAAGGAGGAATACCTGGACTCGGAGAAATACGAGATTCGTCCCCGGGATTATTACGCGCCGGGCAATATCGTCGCCGAGATCACCCAGCTCAATCGCATCCGCCGGCAGAACCCGGCGCTGCAGACGCATCTTGGGTTCAAGGCGTACACAGCCTGGAACGACAACATCTTCTATTTCGGCAAGCGTACCGCGGACCTGAAAAACTTCATCCTGGTGGCTATCAGCATGGACCCGTGGAACGCGCAAGAAGCCCATTTTGACCTGCCGCTGTGGGAGCTCGGTCTGCCCGACGATGCCACCACGCAAGGCGAGGATCTGATGACCGGGCACACCTGGACCTGGCACGGCAAGACTCAATGGATGCGCATCGAACCCTGGAATCTTCCGTTCGGTATCTGGCGCATTCAAACTCAGTAA